In Thiospirochaeta perfilievii, a single window of DNA contains:
- a CDS encoding sensor histidine kinase codes for MAHEINNPLAGVVQNIAVLENRLLNPESNIKNIEAARAAKLDLEALKKYLNDRKLIEIIESIRISGLRISSIISNMLNFSRKDDMFKINTLHELIDSSLILAATDFNIEQKFDFKAIEIVKDFNSKEIKLNCNKAEIQQVLLNIFHNAAQAMILGNTETPKIIITTSIEGSRVVIEIKDNGPGISSKDKEDVLKPFFSTENRPNGTGLGLSIADYIITNHNGELFIESELKDGVKVVITLPYEGA; via the coding sequence ATGGCCCATGAAATAAATAACCCACTCGCTGGGGTTGTTCAAAATATCGCGGTTTTGGAAAATAGACTATTAAATCCAGAGAGTAATATAAAAAATATAGAAGCTGCTAGAGCCGCTAAACTAGATTTAGAAGCATTGAAGAAGTACTTAAACGATAGAAAATTAATAGAAATTATAGAGTCTATAAGAATATCAGGTTTACGGATATCTTCTATTATCTCAAATATGTTGAATTTTTCTAGAAAAGACGACATGTTTAAAATTAACACACTCCATGAATTAATAGATTCAAGTCTTATTCTTGCCGCAACAGATTTCAATATTGAACAGAAGTTTGATTTTAAGGCGATAGAAATTGTAAAAGATTTTAATTCAAAAGAGATAAAATTAAACTGTAATAAGGCCGAAATCCAACAGGTATTATTAAATATCTTTCATAATGCTGCTCAAGCTATGATCCTTGGAAATACAGAAACTCCAAAAATAATTATTACCACATCAATTGAAGGCAGTAGAGTTGTTATAGAAATTAAGGATAATGGTCCTGGAATAAGTAGTAAGGATAAAGAAGATGTATTAAAACCATTCTTTTCAACTGAAAATAGGCCTAACGGAACAGGACTTGGATTAAGTATTGCAGATTATATAATTACAAATCACAACGGTGAGCTATTTATAGAGTCTGAGTTGAAAGATGGCGTAAAAGTAGTTATAACTCTTCCCTATGAAGGAGCATAA